TATCAAATTTAACAGCCTCGAAATTGGTAACTGAAGCCAAGAGGGCAATATCGGCCACGGTAACATTGTTGCCGGCAGCAAATTTCTTGCCATCTAAGAATGTGTTGAAAAACTCAAAGGCAGCCTCGACCTTTTTGAACATTTCAGGATCGGCTGGGGCTTTCTTCATGATTTGTGGATAGTAGTAGTCGGCAAAGCTCTTGTAAAAAGTGCCCATATCGAAATACAAGCGCTGGTTAACCATAGCGCGGAGCTTCGGGCATTCAGGATACCATTTCTGGGTTTTGTCGTATTTCTCACACAAGTAAACCATAACGGCACGAGACTCCCACAAAGTGAAATCACCATCGACCAAAGTGGGAATGGTGTGTTGGGGATTGATTTTCAagaattcgggttttaaatgcTCACCGGCTGGCAAATTTAAGACTTTCTTGTTAAGTTCAACACCAACAGCCTTGGCGGTCATTTCGACAGCACGGCAGGGTGCAGAGGGGGGCATGTAATAGAAGTCCATAGCTAAAGcagataaatatttaattattatatgttAGAAATGGATAACTATAGTTCAGGAAAATTTACTTACTTTCACTTAGTTCCGTTGTCTGTAAAGTTCTGCAACAAAATGCTTTCGCAACCTTaggaaattatttgttttataggtATTTCATTGCacctttaattttgtttatgataGCAAATCATTATTAATTGCCagaaaaacatttgtttgttaTACTATAGACTTTAATCATCAGTTTGTATGAATAATTGAGAAAtagataattttgtttattgttaacTAAATACTGGAACATTTTGATAACCACGGTTTTAGTTGTTAGTTAGAAATGGGTTTTCATATCtaccattattttatttataataaacccCACAagcaatgttttattttaaagttgtttacgAGATTATTTTTAGATTATTATTATACTAAACTTACAGTAtaattatacaatataaaaattttattaaaactttgtagaattttgtttattaattttagttaacAATAGCTAATGAATTTGTAATGATGCTACTGTAATACGtgattaattacactgtgcacgaaattgacacttttattctgtcaagaggggcacccggcgggttaaactaattcgattACGCCGAatccagtggtgctaaccgttttttttagtttagctcttgttttcaagatatacttttatttcgaaaatggaggaggttgcacaacatatattcgtgtaactcaaaaacggtttagtttattgaataaactgagaAAGCCGAAACTCCGAAATAAATTTACCTTTAAGTGAGgcttaacatttttgtaatcTGCGGAGTCGTTTTTCCGCATTTTACAttcgaaattttgctaaaaaattatttttttattgccaAACAAATTCTAAACTAATCCTTCGTATATCAGGAAGAAATCAGTTTTTCAACAATCTAAAATAGCTAAGTTGTGTCAAAGAATCGAATGGTCCAGAATCCCACGTAGTTCGTTTTATATTAAATGACTTTCGTTTTCTACAACCGACAGAACTTCGGTTGCCACAACATATCTGTTTTCTCTATAGATATAATTAATATTCCTTCGAATACATGAGAaataatttacttatatttattgaaaattaatgttttaataagttttctttttagATTAGATAAAGTAAAATTATCTAATATGTTTGTTGCTTGGTTGGGTGGTtactaataaacaaaataaaaattttaaaaataaaaaacaatttattatgcgaattttttcaatttaataccGCTTGTAGGCTTTTAGACTAAAATCCCAAattactaaaatataaattacttaTAATCAACCtctattctataaataattctaaattatGAAGAAACCTTTCTTAGATTCCGACCGAAATCAGGTTTTTGTGGGCGAAACCGAACCAAACAATCAACCACCTGTTTTCCCTAATAAAGGCGTCTATGCACCTTAGTTCCTTCACAGATAAACCGGAGAGCTTACTGAAGGTTCGCTCACCTGGATTCATTACTCCACAGGTTgttgtataaaataattattttatttttcaacatagtctccttgatctctatgcactttgtccgacgtttttccaattttatcccttccaaaaaataaaaaaataataatgtgaaATGATTTCATCGtaggagtcaaatctctttccgccgagacatttcttcaggtttagaaacaagaaatagtcactcgggacTAAAAACGGAGAATAGGGTGTAATACGGAACATTTCGTAGCccaattcatggatttttgacaTGGAAAGTGCACAAGTTTGTACCCTTTTGTGCACCTGATTGTGAGCAAATGCGGCAGTCATCTTGCGGAAAGCAAGTGCCCATTCAAAGTTGAAACCAATTGGCCATGTGAGATGcttatggcttccacaatctcttgtACTTTTAATATCCGATTGGCCAACACCATACCgagatttttttaacaattgtctTAGATTTAAAGACCTCAACTGGGCTTCCAGAACCActacgaaattcagtaaaccatttTTTTATCGTTGAAATTGATAgtgagttcccatagtatttatcaagcttaacttttatttgaaattccaTTTTTTCCATGTTCTCCTCAAGTTGCGAGGTATTCTGCTATAAATGACTGTCAAATACAAACTAATGTGCTGTTTATCTATAACGATCGAGTGCATTGAGAGGacgatttacatgtattttgttacaataacaaaacacatgttaaatttccactcaaagtactcgttcgctatagaaaaacagcacataaatgatgcagcttgttcaaatttataCAGGATTCGACTGACTGATggctgttgacaggagcagcattgccctttcagttaagagccgggaaattcaaaaagtctcgAACTTCTTGACCCACCCTAGTATTTCATCACATTTTTACTTTGTGGAAGGCACAACATGAGCCTAAAAGTGTGGAAGATTTCTAAGTTTGAATTCAGTTGCTTAGACATTTTACATCGGTGAATCGGTAATGAATGATTTTAAAAGAGTTGTATTTGGAATACGTCCAGCAATTTCGTTCTGTTAACATATGACCGATTGTCATATGTTAACAGACTAAGATTTTATAAACGTTATTCaaataataatcaaattttgtttgtcttaatttcctttttttatggCTGAATACCTTTGAATGTGGTGAAATTTAATGGATTTAGGAATTTAGGAGTTTTCAAAGTAGTATTGGAATTCCTAGAAGTTCTTCTCTATTAAATAAGATGTAGAATGGTCTATCTTAGAGTTTACTTTAATATATAGTCTAATGTTCGAGAATTCCTGACCGGAAATTCCCGGAAACTAACTGTCGGGAATAAGTTTTATGACTTTCCgataaatttttcagaaatttccaaatatagttcaaacatttgtttaattatatttcaaaattttgaataaataacaaCGGTATTTGTTGTTACGGTACTATCATCTTTTAACCATTTCAAATCGGTACACCATTCTGGAATTGTTgttatttgcttatattttcTACTCTGTGATCTTGCTTTTACTATAGGGTGTATTAAATTCTGTTTAACGAAATTATATGCCTACTTTTTTTCTTAACTATTATATTAACACAAACAAAACATGagataaacaaaacaattaatattCTGCGATACtccacaaaaaaattgttttgtttgtattcataataatttaattttttttttgtgaataattatctttattttatttgtttttgtttatttacaatgttttttACGCATAATATATGTTACGCGCTCTCTTAACACTCGATCACTAACATTCATCATGACTTGGCGAAATGCCGAAAAGTTACACtaataaaacaatgaaaaacaaaaaaatataaaagccaTCCAAAGAACACGTCACCATTGTGATTAAATGGAATCGACTGTCCGTTAGAGTAAaatgattgtttaaaatttatcaatttctTACTACTCATGGTGagaatttattaatataaaactatagttttgGAGAATTTCATAATAACATCACATGCAAAAAtgattcaaaaacaaaaatgtgtaattGGGAATTTTTTGCTATAATTCAGACAGACTTGATCATAGCTAATGTAGTTATTCCAAAAGAATGCGCTCTGATTcatattggtttttaaaaaacaagatCAGTTTGTAAAAAATAGCAGTTGTTTAATGAAACCTCaagatttttcttattttagtattgaggtttttttatatattccataATTGATAACGCACTAGTTTTACTATTAAACCGCAATGCTATAAACAATGGCACATTCGAAAAGAATTcaatacataatttaaaaataaatttattataaacaaacaaatattcattTAGAATTTAGTTTTGATTATGCTTCTGCATTTTAGATGCAGTGAAATAATgactaacaatttaaaaaaaactaatgacagCAAATCGGGAATCAAACTAGTCATTCACTTGCATTCACTACATCTCAgaaagaaaaatgtttcattatatattttatatggataAACTAATAATATActggattttataaaaaataatgacatTGAACAcattacaaattaaatatttgatatgtGACACAAACCTATGCTGCACGGCATAGCATTGCCCAATTTGGCTAAAATTCGGATTATTACATttggaatattaaaatttcttaagaaatattttaaaactaattatgatagattaaaacttattttgatctaaaataaaataagtgaGACATTCAAATATTTCTGAAGTAGGTGCCGTCAAGccaatacaattattttactGACCATctggttaaattaaaattattcaatataaatatagaATTCCATAACAAACAAGTACATATATGTGTATTAGGGTGgcctttaattttaatttttgcaatgttCCCACGGTCTAAAAAAAATGGTTCTCCGTCATCCAAAAATTGGATAACGTTTACAGGACtctttgctgaaaaaagtcgaaatcgattTTTTGGTCGGATAAAAGTTAcctcaaaaaaagtcaaaagttgaaatttgaagaaaaaaaatatttaattgcaacagtTAGTATactgttgcaattaaatattttttttctaaatatgcaTACAGtaacagaaataaaattatagcCGCGTATGCACATATATACAAGAGTGGGTCAATGGGCTTTTTGAATTACCCGGCTCTTAACTTAAAGGAAAACTCTGCTCCTGTCAAcaagcatctgtcagttgactcctgtcaaaatttgaacaagctacgtcccaaggcgaattcatacaaggtggtggcagttctacaaaaacaacaattggtcttaacaaatgtcaaaatgtaaaaaataaatattttgttaataagcttagaatatgtagtagatattgaaatataaaaacaaactttgacagagcctagaaccaaacaagcgaaaaaagtaatcagctgtttgactgactgcaccttgtataaattcgccttgctatGTCATTTAGCAGGAGAAATTGCAAAAAAGAGAATTTCGTATTCTCAtcaagcattattttttgcggaaaaaaaccatcactcaaaataagagctaagcttgataaatactatgggaactctgcaccatcaatttcaatggttaaaaaaagtggtttactgaatttcgttgtggccgtacaagcacgaaaTATGCCGAACGTACTGGAAGGCCAGTCTCTAGGTCTCTATATCCGAAATAATTGAAGAAAttgtgttggccgatcggagactGCAAGAGTGCAAGAGTTTGTGGAAGCTATAGACATAaaacatggctcagtggtttctattttgaatgatcacttgggtatgagaaagctttccgctaGATGactgccgcgtttgctcacaatccgGTTCACAAAAGGttacacacatgtgcagtttccatgacaAAAATGAATTATtctacgaaatgctccctcttcctccctattctccggatttagccccgagtgactatttcttgtttccaattCTGAAGAAGTTTAAGTTAAGGCAAGAGATCAAGTGATGATGAAGTGGTTCGTTTTAGGTGAAACATTCTTGATTTTTACTCTAGCGTTTCATAGGAGATCATGTATTTACGCGAATATTTATATGCGTCTCctcaattaaataatttcatacaaaaatgctAGTTCGATGAACTGACTACGTTTTTTCATTTTATCGTGATATCATACAAATTTATcgtgaagaaaatattttaaaagattttcgaaaaaagtcaaattaattttttatttatttcataaattttataacaaaattaaacaaaagtttatttaatttcatatttatttatatattaaattaaaaaactttaatcagaaaaaattttaaataaatgtgaaaTATTTGAATTCACCGATCTTTAAAAACTGTtgtggatgatttttttttcgcttcaTTATTGACGAATTTATTCTAATTTAGGAAAACATTAAGATGAATTGTAATGTACTATTGTCATGAAGAAGCCATGAAAATTACATACACTTTGAACTACATACTTCGAATTTTTTCttatgtatttacatattttctatagaaaactttattatagataaattttaataaaataaagctctttctacgaaaaatttatccaaaattctttttttaaaaactaaaagttgcagaaactttaagaaaaatttttggtaataaatttttaaataattttttttttgcatcaatAAAGGTAGAACCGTGTATTACATAAGatatggtaaaaagttgaaaatattcgaaaagtcaactttttaaaaatgacgAATGTTCGAAaagttaacattttaaaaatcgaaaagaTTTGAAAAATCTACTTTTCATTTCTACTATAGAATCCTACTTTACACGTAATCCGATTTTgcccaaattttcagcatttggtcgTTAGATGACGGAGAATCGAAAATAAAGGCCAACCTAATGTGTATGCATGTACCTACTCGTCAGTCTATTAAGCAGTTATTATACTCCTATATAGCAAGTTTTTAAACACTTAGTAACAGATACAAAAATGCAATTGAAGTGAATGGCTTGGAATTGAGATTAGATACACGCCACAGTTCAAacgacaacaaaattaaataactagAAAAAAGGGGATCGTTTGGGGGCATATGCAAGTGTCAACAATCCAAATAATTTATAGACTTGTGTCTGTGTGAATGTTGGTTTTTAGGATCGGCTAGCTTGAGCAAGTGTAtagaataaaatacatttttgcaaACAATGAGAGTAattcttttatatacatatagtgATGTTTTAAAGAGACAATTGCAAATATCTATCacgatatttttaacaaattttatataatatatttatgtataataaaaaaatgcattaaacATTAACAAATAGACATCTCAAATtccaaacaaataaaacttaaatggGAATTTCATCCTacattcttattttatatttttatataatgttatacacccagaaaaaaatatagttgtacatgtttactgtaaccatttcaacatttttaaaagttttttaacaatattataatcacagtaattatttatataattatggtaaccataatatggttaagttaagattcacatgattgtcgctatcatatatatgattgttgtaaataaatatatgttaatgGCAATCATTTGCATGATGCATCATTGTATCATAATATgctgttctcagattatgatatccataagccgagaacGAAATAATATGGAAATCcctcatcataaaaatggttgtcacaaacatatgtatacttatttgctacaatcatgtaaatCGTAACTTTACCATTTTATGGTTACCActatcatataaataattactgggactataatattgttaaaaagacttgtaaaaatttttaaatgcttacagtaaatatgtacaactatatttttttctggttaccatttagtgtttataaaaaaccggtttgtcggttaaccgaaaattggcctttttttagaaaaccggtttttcggttaaccgacatcgaaacataaaatgtccaataaagtatacacaactttgaaatttttagtttttagtagccaggaataatggttaatattaaataactataaatatacaaaagtgcaaaGTCCATtctgttttgtaaaaatttcaaaattattatctcagtcaaatggaattgagtataaatatgttactaaatatataatacttgttttaattattgtttttttcattaaatttcaaccaaaaaatgtaaaattaattaaatatttgataattttgaaatttattatcacctcgaatttttgatatgaaacagaaaatgttacaagtcctaAAAAAGgtcctataagatgcaaacgcgcttcttcttagctgtgattatttgttattataaatcataccaaataactaataaaactgcattatcagatttcaaatcatggatttcaatatttctgaaaaggactttgtacactaagctaacgaaatgattaataaattaaaattttaagaacaaaacacacgactgaagtcaaatttattgaaagaaggtatgtacatcaaattcaatttaacgtttcgtaaaatcatcacaaaatttataatgaatcattattaaaatttagtttaacttctagaattatgcggaatttaatttttaatagtttcaatatgtgcaatttattctgaaaaagtttttcagtaaactcatcatcctctaatatttagaataattgtaattcttaaaaatattaatctaaagaggtatgtattgtaaatcagcagtataggtttcaaatcagaccgaATGTTTAATATAatgtgtacaatgaatataaaaaatgcacacaaacattagatttattaatttaagtcccaaattttaaaaaccggttaaccgagtgataaaaaccggataaaccggttaaccgaaaatcaacattttaaattaaccggttcgcaaaaaaccgagatttcaaagaaaaaccggtttataaacactattacCATTATCATATAAACagacatttttagtttttgtaatgaattggctcattaaggtgccctacattacaaattttcgaaatttgtccataaactttgtaaataaaattttttaaaatttttatgaaaatggaaaaaactaacaatgcagtttgaaagatcaattaattcttaataattaaagacaacaatttttcaaattgcttttaccgttcctgagttatataaagcaaacgaaagtttttatttacacaaaatgatttttataccctacaccaccatagtgtaatctaactacaagtcgcaatttttaaagataaaatttggtacaagcttttctattgccACATGGAAGAagcatattgaatttggttggaatcggtccattatttctactagcccccatacgattgccctaccTAAAAATagataagctctcataaatatcttagttataaagatatctaaaccaaattGAGCGCAAATAAGCTTTATATAagctccataattagtcatagctcccatacaaatcctacttaaaagaaaattgttgtccctaaattttttcatttttataaaaatttctggaaaaatttcgaaaaattttaatgtagggcaccttaatgagccaattcattgcaaaaactaaaaatctttgcacacaaaaataaagcatggacatttttcttttaaactgtgtcctcaaaagtagtgaaaatcgtgggtcttgacaaagttatgaagcaaattcaaaaaaataccgacaaacccgatttttgacaaaatctcgacttgagcgacctctaaaacTCTTcccaaaaatctgaaaaaattctcaaaaatactataccatataagctttcaaattatgcttgagcaccaacaacaattttttttgcgacaccctaatgtacatatcggTTCTAAATAGGAACTAAATCTACCATACCTTAAAtcaatttgctttaattttaatttcaatacactAAAAATTGCAGTTTTAGGCCTATTCCTAACTTTTGATTTTGACTGAACAgataaatttcgaaataaatttgtattaacaTTAATATATAGTATAAAATACCATTTATGTCATATACAATTTCCATTTAAAtctaattttctatttaaattataCCACTCACTCGCATATTATGAGTCAAATTCAATTCATTCACACAAATTgccattcaaatttatttcttttaacgtaaatgtttaagtttgtagtatatacatatgtatgtatagtttttttccaaacactaaaaataactgaaaattcagttatttaaactttaaacgtgactaagttttttttttctcattttctgtatcACTATTGCAGTTTACGTCTAAAACTGGTTTAGAAAGGAATTTCCAAAATTCCACTACCATGTTTAAttgatcaaaaacaaaattcacaacattttatttttacaagtcATTGTACCCGTACCCCTATTGTGAACCACTGAGAGAGAGTGAGTCATAAAGTGAAACAGTCTAAAATTAAAGAGCAAATTGTtactattttattgttttaatttattactttttttttgttataataccTATTTaaggtgttttgttattgtaacctTGAACTAAACCTACATTTCGTTAATATTtcgaatataaataataaaatagaatgaacaaatgaaaaaaaatagtctAGAAAGCATTTGGGGGTTGTGATTATTTGttctcaaaaagtacttttttattatattgagGAAAAATTTAGGTTTAGCTAAAACGAATTTAGAATACTATACAATGAAAACAGAttcatgatagcaaccgaatatgttgccaatcgaattatTCTCAAGTATtgccgaattttacagtttagtaggggtaacaaaagtttggtagtttcaaccgaaattcttctttatcaactgactttctgttgatagaacagaaaaattgtatgtgtgcaATTCAATCATTCGATTGGATTTACGTTGCTAGAGTatgttcgggtaatgtggtatacctattttttattcgactataatttttaaaatcttaattcgattggaacagttctcagctggtgttctactacaagtgttaggtttgcatccatgaaagtaaaaaaatcttttaaattcaagttttagagaaatttgggaaaaagagaaaaagctcaaaaacaagccattgaaaaaattggcggtATGTTCTGTTGATATTGTATGCTAAACCACACAACCGAtgcatagtattttaatttgtaaatgagttgcgttttatttaaatcatcttcaatGGGTTCGGTTAAAGTTGGCTgctgaccaagcttaccagaagctcctcgatacattcttcgcttcggaggagacattgaatgactgatgcgaaaaaaatgtccttttgttgtttttaatagctCACATAGCGTTCTTCAATCTTCCCCTgcccattttcatacttcacatttctttggcatattcTTTGCTTGAAATTCcttagctataccacattatccgaccatttattgaaattattataaaattaaacatatacactaaatatgcTATATTGTTACATATGTTTTTCAATAGCTAAATAatcccatttgactttaaaattaaattaatgaagtttaattaaaacacgtgattttagaaaaaaattaatttttaacagatcacaaaaaaagtttacCACAAGTTAATGCTGATTTTTTCCAACTGACTATTtccat
The nucleotide sequence above comes from Calliphora vicina chromosome 1, idCalVici1.1, whole genome shotgun sequence. Encoded proteins:
- the LOC135964084 gene encoding glutathione S-transferase 1-1-like → MDFYYMPPSAPCRAVEMTAKAVGVELNKKVLNLPAGEHLKPEFLKINPQHTIPTLVDGDFTLWESRAVMVYLCEKYDKTQKWYPECPKLRAMVNQRLYFDMGTFYKSFADYYYPQIMKKAPADPEMFKKVEAAFEFFNTFLDGKKFAAGNNVTVADIALLASVTNFEAVKFDISKYANVAKWYEECKKVVPGYAENLEACLSYKRIVKEN